One Lysinibacillus fusiformis genomic window carries:
- a CDS encoding 50S ribosomal protein L25/general stress protein Ctc, whose protein sequence is MSTILHAKKRDKGRQSSLSQLRDNGSIPGVVYGYQMESTSISLDARAFAKVLAEIGSKSVFQLDVEGMKVNAVLNEMQRSALKGFVKHVDFKSINMSEELEVDIPITVVGDAIGVADGGFLLQPNREVRIKVKPAEIPETIEVDVSDVAIGSSLYVADIRHKCSFEILNEDDYTLVAITPPPAENQQEETVDGTPEAIEATGQNTSEPKE, encoded by the coding sequence ATGAGTACAATATTACATGCTAAGAAACGTGATAAAGGAAGACAATCATCCTTATCACAGCTTAGAGATAATGGTTCTATTCCTGGTGTTGTTTACGGTTATCAAATGGAGTCCACTTCGATATCACTTGATGCCAGAGCATTTGCTAAAGTGCTTGCAGAAATAGGCAGTAAGAGTGTGTTTCAATTAGATGTCGAAGGAATGAAGGTAAATGCGGTGTTAAACGAAATGCAACGTAGTGCCTTAAAGGGATTTGTAAAGCATGTAGACTTTAAATCAATCAATATGTCTGAAGAGTTAGAAGTCGATATCCCAATTACAGTAGTTGGAGACGCCATTGGAGTCGCTGATGGTGGTTTCTTGTTACAACCAAATCGTGAGGTAAGAATTAAAGTGAAGCCAGCAGAAATACCTGAAACGATAGAAGTGGATGTTTCGGATGTAGCAATTGGGTCCTCACTTTATGTTGCTGATATTCGTCATAAATGTTCATTTGAAATCTTAAATGAAGACGACTATACATTAGTGGCGATTACACCACCACCTGCTGAAAATCAACAAGAAGAAACGGTAGATGGAACTCCTGAAGCAATAGAAGCAACAGGGCAAAATACATCTGAACCAAAAGAATAA
- a CDS encoding RNA polymerase sigma factor, with amino-acid sequence MKTRNTFQHEEVFVQFIREQKERFYLLAYSYTKNEQDALDVVQDSIQKAILSLDRLENLDYMKSWFYKIVVRTAIDFLRKHKRLQVTDDDTMQYLTPPQEDVYENVDLEHALEELPQMFREVVILHYFEDLKLADVANILDIKLSTAKSRLYKALKLLKIQLQDVKGETSHG; translated from the coding sequence ATGAAAACAAGAAATACATTTCAACATGAAGAGGTGTTTGTCCAGTTTATTCGTGAACAAAAAGAACGTTTTTATTTGCTCGCGTATAGCTACACAAAGAATGAACAGGATGCCCTCGATGTTGTACAAGACAGTATTCAAAAAGCTATTCTTTCTCTCGACCGACTAGAAAATTTGGATTATATGAAAAGTTGGTTTTACAAAATTGTCGTTCGTACAGCAATTGATTTTTTACGCAAGCATAAACGCTTACAGGTGACAGATGATGACACAATGCAATATTTAACGCCTCCTCAAGAAGATGTCTACGAAAACGTTGATTTGGAGCATGCGTTAGAAGAGTTGCCTCAGATGTTTCGTGAGGTTGTCATTTTGCATTATTTTGAGGATTTAAAGCTCGCAGATGTTGCCAACATACTCGACATTAAGTTAAGTACAGCCAAATCGCGACTTTATAAAGCGTTAAAACTACTAAAAATACAATTGCAAGATGTGAAGGGAGAAACATCACATGGATAA
- a CDS encoding YczE/YyaS/YitT family protein, whose product MKQAFFTRCLFFFTGILVLSFGITLTIKGQLFGVGSWDVLHIGLTKTFGLSIGTWSILIGLAILAFDMLVTKKWPLPGTFVDMFLAGIFIDIFNYWLPDIDGFWMQLLAYLTGLVLLGWGCGMYMVANLGIGPRDTLMLLFVHKFSWSVTRARTTMEVTVAVLGFFLGGPVGVGTVLMAFGLGPIVQYALAYNEKLFMKWTGVKSAVV is encoded by the coding sequence ATGAAGCAAGCATTTTTCACACGATGTCTATTCTTCTTTACAGGCATCTTGGTCTTATCTTTTGGTATAACCTTGACAATAAAAGGACAACTTTTTGGCGTCGGCTCTTGGGATGTTTTACATATTGGACTAACTAAAACTTTCGGTTTATCTATTGGCACTTGGTCTATTTTAATTGGACTAGCCATCCTAGCATTTGATATGCTGGTGACGAAGAAATGGCCGCTACCTGGTACATTTGTGGATATGTTTTTGGCAGGTATTTTTATTGATATTTTTAACTATTGGTTACCGGATATTGATGGATTTTGGATGCAGTTACTTGCCTACCTTACTGGCCTTGTGTTACTTGGCTGGGGTTGCGGGATGTACATGGTGGCAAATTTGGGCATTGGACCACGAGATACATTGATGCTTCTCTTCGTCCATAAGTTTAGCTGGAGTGTTACACGCGCTCGTACAACGATGGAAGTAACCGTCGCTGTACTTGGTTTCTTCCTGGGCGGTCCTGTTGGGGTTGGTACAGTTTTGATGGCATTCGGGCTTGGACCAATTGTCCAATATGCACTTGCCTACAATGAGAAATTATTTATGAAATGGACGGGCGTAAAAAGTGCTGTTGTTTAG
- a CDS encoding spore germination protein, with translation MPQVDKAIDLNTLKQLFQKSADIVFQEYTFHQHKVQFITCNAMIDQQLLNEVIIERIQHFFETLEDKSIEESIDTQLHMPNLTPVTDKAEAISLVYTGYLLLYFEDEGLLFASNIAKKPNRNPEETRMEVLVKGPRDNFIEDISVNIALLRKRLPTNSLCVEKMNLGERSKTTVAILYFEDIVDLDILHGIKKQLAAVDTDIVFSGDLLMEQINKNSKLFPKFDYTGRPDYAIQALVRGRFIIFVDGVAYAMITPVNLFLLLKSAEDNEYPVIFSSLERLLRIVGILIGLLLPAFWLSLTTYHQNQLPLQLLATVVQAKTGLPLPSSLEMLIMLLMFELFREAGLRLPSVIGGTISVVGGLIIGDAAIRAGVTSPEMIVIIAVSTIASFTLVNQSLVTTISILRVAFILLSAFLGLFGFFISIYFTLLYLCNIRIFGFPYMNLGGDLEWSTIKKSIFRVSPKGYEERPKSLAPQDNTRTSKSEGKK, from the coding sequence ATGCCCCAGGTGGATAAGGCCATAGATTTAAACACCTTAAAACAATTATTCCAAAAATCAGCCGATATTGTATTTCAAGAATATACATTTCACCAACATAAAGTACAGTTCATTACTTGTAATGCGATGATTGATCAGCAATTACTTAATGAAGTCATAATTGAACGTATTCAACATTTTTTTGAAACTTTAGAGGATAAATCCATTGAAGAAAGCATAGACACACAATTGCACATGCCAAATTTAACACCAGTAACTGATAAGGCAGAGGCCATTTCACTTGTATATACCGGATATCTCCTGCTTTATTTTGAAGATGAGGGACTATTATTCGCAAGTAATATCGCGAAAAAACCCAATCGAAATCCCGAAGAGACAAGAATGGAAGTTCTTGTTAAGGGCCCTAGGGACAATTTTATTGAAGATATCTCTGTCAATATCGCATTATTACGGAAACGGCTCCCGACTAATTCTTTATGTGTCGAAAAAATGAATTTAGGAGAACGCTCAAAGACAACAGTAGCCATTCTTTATTTTGAAGATATTGTTGATTTGGACATTTTACATGGCATCAAAAAGCAATTAGCTGCAGTAGACACAGACATTGTATTTAGTGGTGATTTATTGATGGAGCAGATCAATAAAAATTCGAAATTATTCCCGAAATTCGATTATACTGGACGGCCTGATTATGCAATTCAAGCACTTGTGAGAGGGCGGTTCATAATCTTCGTAGACGGTGTAGCGTATGCCATGATTACACCAGTTAATTTATTTTTACTTCTAAAGTCCGCAGAAGATAATGAGTATCCCGTTATTTTCAGCTCACTTGAACGATTATTACGGATTGTTGGTATTTTAATCGGCTTGCTTCTACCTGCTTTTTGGCTATCTTTAACGACTTACCACCAGAATCAGTTACCATTGCAGTTATTAGCAACCGTCGTACAAGCGAAAACAGGCCTTCCACTCCCTTCATCTCTTGAGATGCTCATTATGCTATTGATGTTTGAGCTGTTTCGTGAAGCAGGCTTACGGCTCCCTTCTGTTATTGGTGGCACGATAAGTGTCGTTGGTGGATTAATAATTGGGGATGCGGCCATACGTGCGGGTGTTACGAGCCCAGAAATGATTGTTATTATTGCTGTATCTACGATTGCATCATTTACGCTTGTCAATCAATCACTTGTAACCACCATCAGTATATTACGAGTAGCCTTTATTCTTTTGAGTGCCTTTTTAGGCCTATTTGGATTTTTCATTTCGATTTATTTTACACTTCTCTACCTATGTAATATCAGAATATTCGGTTTCCCTTACATGAATCTTGGTGGAGATTTAGAATGGTCGACCATCAAGAAATCCATCTTTCGCGTATCACCAAAAGGCTATGAAGAGCGCCCTAAGTCACTCGCCCCGCAAGATAACACTCGTACTTCTAAAAGCGAGGGAAAAAAATGA
- a CDS encoding sulfite exporter TauE/SafE family protein — MPFDLDFNILLILILFGFLAAFIDSVVGGGGLISLPALMFVGLPPSAAVATNKLAGTMGSLTSTITFYRSGKLDIKSVYKLFPFVFFGSMIGAWIVHLMDPSVLKPLMLVMLAVVAAYTIFKKDWGGISTYKKLTPKRYALFIVIITLIGFYDGFLGPGTGSFLLFAFLIVGFDFLKSAGNAKFLNFGSNIAALLMFMYLGQIHYAYGLPMGLAQIAGAIVGSKFAIKRGSGYVRKLFIVVTILLLLKNTYDYFS; from the coding sequence GTGCCTTTTGATTTAGATTTTAATATTCTACTAATTCTTATTCTTTTTGGCTTTTTAGCTGCTTTCATCGATTCAGTTGTCGGTGGTGGTGGACTCATTTCATTACCAGCCCTCATGTTCGTCGGATTACCACCTTCAGCAGCTGTGGCAACAAATAAACTAGCAGGTACGATGGGTTCTCTAACAAGTACGATTACATTTTATCGCTCTGGTAAACTAGATATTAAATCTGTTTATAAACTGTTTCCTTTTGTCTTTTTCGGCTCCATGATTGGGGCATGGATTGTCCATTTAATGGACCCAAGTGTTTTAAAACCATTAATGCTTGTAATGTTAGCAGTTGTAGCCGCTTATACGATTTTCAAAAAAGACTGGGGCGGCATTTCCACCTATAAAAAACTAACACCAAAACGCTATGCATTATTCATCGTTATCATTACATTAATTGGCTTTTATGATGGCTTTTTAGGTCCTGGTACAGGCTCATTTTTACTTTTCGCCTTTTTAATCGTCGGTTTTGACTTTTTAAAATCTGCCGGCAATGCTAAATTCCTAAACTTCGGTAGCAATATTGCCGCGCTTCTCATGTTTATGTACCTAGGGCAGATCCATTATGCCTATGGTTTACCAATGGGGCTTGCTCAAATTGCAGGTGCGATTGTAGGCTCTAAATTTGCGATTAAACGTGGTAGTGGTTATGTGCGTAAACTCTTTATCGTCGTAACCATTCTATTACTCCTGAAAAATACATATGACTATTTTTCGTGA
- a CDS encoding endospore germination permease has product MKNVGSISILHVIFLSMTVIGLKNHVTILPPLLDVVGRDGWLSVILAALIIFFWLFLLVYIQKKTKQEPLKDWLEQKIGKIGSKVIIYILVGYLVILTAFSMVETLQWVNTTFLPQTPVIILLFIYTILCILLVTTSLQTIVILNVFVLFGVVVLGFFVAFTNMQVKDYTLLRPFFEHGFKPIMNGLIFPASGFVELIMLLFLQHQIKERIRWYHFSIMLFILMGLTIGPLIGAITEFGPSEAAKQRYPAFEEWGLVTIGRYIEHLDFFSIYQWLTGTFIRVGFILYIVADLLNMTGDPKRIWKMLAPPFFFLCLPLMMLNENIFLKVKGNYILTSTFIFFLLLSIFLVIVAFISDKSSKKGKPEKQEMESGES; this is encoded by the coding sequence ATGAAAAACGTAGGATCAATTAGTATATTACATGTTATCTTCCTATCAATGACAGTTATTGGATTAAAAAATCACGTAACGATTCTTCCGCCACTGTTAGATGTTGTAGGTCGGGATGGTTGGCTATCTGTGATTTTGGCCGCGCTCATTATATTCTTTTGGCTATTTTTATTAGTTTATATTCAAAAAAAGACCAAGCAAGAGCCTTTAAAAGACTGGCTAGAGCAAAAAATTGGAAAAATCGGTTCTAAGGTCATCATTTATATTTTAGTGGGTTATTTAGTAATATTGACTGCTTTTTCGATGGTTGAAACATTGCAATGGGTAAATACCACGTTTTTACCACAAACACCAGTTATTATATTGTTATTTATCTATACGATTCTCTGCATACTACTGGTTACCACAAGCCTACAAACGATTGTTATTTTAAATGTATTTGTGTTATTTGGAGTAGTGGTCTTAGGATTTTTTGTGGCTTTTACAAACATGCAGGTAAAAGACTATACATTGTTGCGTCCATTTTTTGAGCATGGATTCAAACCTATTATGAATGGCTTGATCTTTCCCGCATCGGGATTTGTTGAACTAATAATGCTTTTATTTTTACAGCATCAAATTAAAGAGCGTATTCGTTGGTATCATTTTTCCATCATGCTTTTTATTTTGATGGGACTCACAATCGGACCACTGATTGGAGCCATTACAGAATTCGGGCCAAGTGAAGCTGCAAAACAAAGATATCCGGCCTTTGAAGAATGGGGACTAGTGACAATCGGACGTTATATTGAGCATCTTGATTTCTTCTCTATTTATCAATGGCTTACAGGCACATTTATACGGGTTGGCTTCATTCTATATATTGTAGCGGATTTGTTGAATATGACTGGTGATCCGAAGCGCATATGGAAAATGCTTGCTCCACCCTTCTTCTTCCTGTGTTTACCGCTCATGATGTTAAATGAAAACATATTTTTAAAGGTTAAAGGGAATTATATATTGACATCTACTTTTATTTTCTTTTTACTATTATCAATTTTTTTAGTAATTGTAGCTTTCATATCAGATAAGTCATCTAAAAAGGGTAAACCTGAGAAACAAGAAATGGAAAGCGGTGAATCATAA
- the yfkAB gene encoding radical SAM/CxCxxxxC motif protein YfkAB → MTTLQKLTPSFDPWEAYLDVEQHGQMTLSNIEFTTTNLCNMRCAHCAVGYTLQNKDPEALPMDLITKRLDEIPHLKTLSITGGEPMMSKKSVQNYVLPLLKYAHARGVRTQINSNLTIEPERYLLIAPYLDVLHISHNWGTVDEFVETGFAMMERKPTYEQRAALFQRMIDNSKMLADHGVMVSAETMLNKKTLPYLEHIHNQIIHDMKCARHEVHPMYPSDFASSLSSLSLEETREAIHHLLDVRDDSTWMLFGTLPFYPCSTNEEDQKLLKRLREAKNVTMRNDPDGRSRLNVNIFTGDVIVTDFGDTPALGNIINDELPAIFDKWMATDLAQSLNCHCPAVKCLGPNVLVKNMYYKDAPFVSGSAIV, encoded by the coding sequence ATGACGACCTTACAAAAACTTACGCCATCGTTTGATCCATGGGAAGCGTATTTAGATGTCGAACAACATGGACAAATGACCCTATCAAATATTGAATTTACAACAACTAATCTTTGTAATATGCGCTGCGCTCACTGTGCAGTCGGTTATACATTGCAAAATAAAGATCCTGAGGCACTGCCAATGGACTTAATCACGAAACGACTTGACGAAATTCCACATTTAAAAACACTCAGCATCACAGGTGGCGAACCGATGATGAGCAAAAAATCGGTGCAAAACTATGTATTACCACTGTTGAAATATGCACATGCACGGGGCGTACGTACACAAATTAACTCTAACCTAACAATAGAGCCGGAACGCTATTTACTGATTGCACCGTATTTAGATGTGCTACATATTTCACATAACTGGGGCACAGTCGATGAATTCGTTGAAACAGGCTTTGCTATGATGGAGCGTAAACCAACATATGAACAACGCGCAGCCCTTTTCCAACGTATGATTGATAACTCAAAAATGCTAGCAGATCACGGTGTTATGGTTTCAGCAGAAACGATGCTCAACAAAAAAACATTGCCCTATTTAGAGCACATCCACAACCAAATCATTCATGATATGAAATGTGCAAGACATGAGGTGCATCCTATGTATCCATCAGATTTTGCAAGTTCGCTATCATCACTTTCGCTAGAAGAAACACGCGAGGCCATTCATCATCTCCTTGATGTGCGTGATGACAGTACGTGGATGCTGTTCGGTACATTGCCATTCTATCCTTGTAGCACAAACGAGGAGGATCAAAAGCTATTAAAACGCTTACGCGAGGCGAAAAACGTTACAATGCGTAACGACCCTGATGGCCGCTCACGTTTAAATGTCAATATCTTTACAGGCGATGTCATCGTTACAGACTTTGGTGATACACCTGCTCTTGGCAATATCATAAATGACGAGCTACCAGCTATTTTCGACAAGTGGATGGCTACCGATTTAGCACAATCACTAAATTGCCACTGTCCAGCGGTGAAATGCCTGGGTCCAAACGTTCTTGTTAAAAATATGTATTATAAAGATGCTCCTTTTGTAAGTGGCTCAGCAATCGTATGA
- a CDS encoding YjjG family noncanonical pyrimidine nucleotidase, which translates to MNKYETLLFDVDDTLLDFDLAENAALDRLFDQEKIATTPMMIARYKEINESMWRAFERGEVTKNTLHNTRFSIALKEFGLEVDGEYFEAIFQKYLQEAHHFVDGAYELITQLADNYNLYVVSNGKTITQNKRLVDADLAKYFKGIFISEQTGYQKPMPAFFDYVFERIEGLNKEKALIVGDSLTSDVKGGLQAGIDTCWFNIHEIDNTSEIRPNYEIKKLHELYTILEK; encoded by the coding sequence TTGAATAAATATGAAACACTTTTGTTTGATGTAGATGACACATTATTAGATTTTGATTTAGCCGAAAATGCCGCATTGGACCGATTATTCGATCAAGAAAAAATTGCGACAACACCGATGATGATTGCCCGCTATAAAGAAATTAATGAATCCATGTGGCGCGCCTTTGAACGGGGTGAGGTGACAAAAAACACACTACATAATACTAGATTTTCGATAGCGCTGAAAGAGTTTGGCCTAGAAGTAGACGGTGAATATTTTGAAGCTATATTTCAAAAGTATTTGCAAGAGGCACATCATTTCGTTGATGGCGCATACGAACTGATTACACAACTTGCAGACAACTATAATTTATATGTCGTTTCGAATGGTAAAACGATAACGCAAAATAAACGTTTAGTAGATGCTGATTTAGCGAAATACTTTAAAGGTATTTTTATATCGGAGCAAACAGGTTATCAGAAGCCAATGCCTGCATTTTTCGATTATGTTTTCGAACGAATTGAAGGATTAAATAAGGAAAAAGCGCTTATTGTAGGAGATTCTCTCACTTCTGATGTGAAGGGTGGACTACAAGCAGGGATTGATACGTGTTGGTTTAATATTCACGAAATTGACAATACAAGTGAAATACGTCCAAATTATGAGATTAAAAAGTTACATGAACTTTATACGATATTAGAAAAATAA
- a CDS encoding LLM class flavin-dependent oxidoreductase: MKLSILDQIPVPKGHTAEDAFKRTEQLALLGEELGFHRMWLAEHHNSGSLASSAPEITAAFLAAKTKRLRIGTGGVMMMHYSPYKLAEIFKTLSALAPDRIDFGVGRAPGGDHPSIYALAEGRRQRMTEQYDKLDIILKLMNEQKSGEDVYDQVIASPTNIQLPEAWLLGSSGQSAMQAGQLGVGYSYAQFFTGNMSKDIFDTYKSYFTPSYYMEKPQIIVTYATTVADTLDEAEYLAKPIDITRLQLMKGQIIQSMSPEEAKDYPLTEMDKLTIANNRKANLVGTPKEIAQYLVAEQEQFGFDEVMLNCNQFAQESRLNCYKLLANELL, encoded by the coding sequence ATGAAATTAAGTATTTTAGATCAAATTCCTGTACCTAAAGGACATACTGCTGAGGATGCCTTCAAGCGAACAGAGCAGCTAGCGCTGTTAGGTGAAGAGCTTGGCTTCCATCGTATGTGGCTTGCAGAGCATCATAATAGTGGATCACTTGCGAGTTCGGCGCCTGAAATCACAGCTGCCTTTCTAGCAGCGAAAACAAAACGTCTGCGTATCGGTACGGGGGGCGTCATGATGATGCATTATTCGCCCTATAAGCTTGCCGAGATATTTAAAACTTTAAGTGCTCTTGCACCTGATCGTATTGACTTTGGGGTAGGTCGTGCTCCAGGTGGCGATCATCCATCCATTTATGCACTTGCTGAAGGTCGTAGACAACGAATGACAGAGCAGTACGACAAACTCGATATTATTTTGAAGCTCATGAACGAGCAAAAATCGGGTGAAGATGTTTATGATCAGGTCATTGCGTCACCGACCAATATTCAATTACCCGAAGCATGGTTACTTGGCTCAAGTGGCCAAAGTGCAATGCAGGCTGGACAGCTAGGTGTTGGCTATTCATATGCCCAATTTTTCACTGGTAATATGTCAAAAGATATTTTCGATACGTATAAGTCATACTTTACACCATCTTATTATATGGAAAAGCCACAAATTATCGTCACTTATGCGACTACGGTGGCGGATACATTAGATGAAGCGGAATATTTGGCGAAGCCGATTGATATTACGCGTCTTCAGCTTATGAAGGGGCAAATTATTCAATCGATGTCACCTGAAGAGGCGAAGGATTACCCATTAACAGAGATGGACAAACTAACTATTGCTAATAATCGTAAGGCTAATCTTGTTGGCACACCGAAAGAGATCGCCCAATATTTAGTAGCAGAGCAAGAACAATTTGGTTTTGATGAAGTGATGCTAAACTGCAATCAATTTGCACAAGAAAGTCGTTTGAATTGCTATAAGCTACTAGCAAATGAATTATTATAG
- a CDS encoding S-layer homology domain-containing protein: MKGIFQKSLMVALIGASLATPLQAYAYQEPTNYVHMKTENMTVYSAYGAKIAAAEKQGTFSVKANVVNNRQPLEVEIFKNGHSGVLKQMVKKGVMEPVAYRDEGDRLVATIHNNAELKFEYPAQIYFRDLAKSEYSSYVTTLAERGIVQGRTSDNFGVNDSLTRAQFSVLIVRAFSFQQEPLTQFKDIDAKKSWFGGHVGALHSLGIINGKSPNIFDPNGKITRQQAILMIGRTLDVVDFIPEEYEGLPYQDSNDFQDELLRFTQTLYGIGALDDNTNLLPNQYITRGQFAKMLAVSLEAAGRL, translated from the coding sequence ATGAAAGGGATTTTCCAAAAATCACTAATGGTTGCACTGATAGGCGCATCATTGGCTACTCCGCTACAAGCATATGCCTATCAAGAGCCAACGAACTATGTACATATGAAGACCGAAAATATGACGGTTTACTCTGCATATGGCGCTAAAATTGCAGCGGCAGAAAAACAGGGAACTTTTAGTGTTAAAGCAAATGTCGTCAATAATCGTCAACCATTAGAGGTTGAAATTTTTAAAAACGGGCACTCTGGGGTCTTAAAGCAAATGGTTAAAAAAGGTGTAATGGAGCCAGTTGCCTATCGGGATGAAGGCGATCGATTAGTTGCAACGATACATAATAATGCAGAATTAAAGTTTGAATATCCAGCGCAAATATATTTTCGTGATCTAGCAAAATCGGAATATAGCTCTTATGTTACTACATTAGCAGAGCGTGGAATTGTTCAAGGCCGTACGTCTGATAACTTTGGGGTAAATGATTCCTTGACGCGAGCACAGTTTAGTGTATTAATCGTCCGTGCATTTAGCTTCCAACAAGAACCATTAACCCAGTTTAAAGATATCGATGCGAAAAAATCATGGTTTGGCGGACATGTTGGGGCCCTACATTCATTAGGGATTATAAATGGCAAATCTCCAAATATATTTGATCCGAACGGGAAAATCACTCGTCAACAGGCCATTCTAATGATTGGGCGAACATTAGATGTGGTAGATTTTATACCAGAAGAATATGAAGGACTACCATATCAAGATAGCAATGATTTCCAAGATGAATTATTACGCTTCACACAAACTTTGTATGGGATTGGAGCTCTTGATGACAATACAAATTTATTGCCAAACCAGTACATTACACGTGGCCAATTTGCTAAAATGTTGGCGGTGTCTTTAGAAGCAGCAGGAAGATTATAA
- a CDS encoding DUF3298 and DUF4163 domain-containing protein, whose product MDKKLEELEKQYNEVPIPKELDFIVENALKQGKKKKKNRTPQWLLGSAAAAMLFTASLNVSPAMARTLAEIPVVGSVVKVLTWTEYEVAEDTYDANIKVPSIENLENKDLANTLNEKYRSEGKALYNDFKAEVGDLKANGGGHLGVDSGYEIKTDNDQILSIGRYTVNTVASSSTVMHYDTIDKQNEILITLPMLFKDDSYINVISENIKEQMRAESANDEEKVYWVKGAGIADEELFDEFKGIKAQQEFYISVEGKLMISFDKYEVAPGYMGVVEFEVPTDVLQDKLVSNQYIH is encoded by the coding sequence ATGGATAAAAAATTAGAAGAATTAGAAAAACAATATAATGAAGTACCTATACCAAAGGAGTTAGATTTCATCGTGGAAAATGCATTAAAACAAGGGAAAAAAAAGAAAAAGAATCGTACACCACAATGGTTACTTGGCTCTGCTGCTGCCGCTATGCTTTTTACAGCAAGTTTAAATGTCAGTCCTGCAATGGCACGTACACTAGCTGAAATACCTGTTGTCGGTAGTGTTGTAAAGGTTTTAACATGGACAGAATATGAAGTAGCAGAAGACACATACGATGCGAACATTAAAGTACCTTCCATAGAAAATTTAGAAAATAAAGATCTTGCCAATACATTAAATGAAAAATACCGTTCAGAAGGTAAAGCCCTGTATAATGACTTTAAAGCAGAGGTTGGCGATTTAAAGGCAAATGGAGGCGGCCATTTAGGTGTAGATAGTGGCTATGAAATTAAAACCGATAATGATCAGATTCTATCGATTGGTCGATATACCGTTAATACAGTTGCCTCTTCTTCAACCGTTATGCATTACGACACGATTGACAAACAAAACGAAATTTTAATCACATTACCAATGCTTTTTAAAGATGATAGTTATATCAATGTGATTAGTGAAAATATCAAAGAGCAAATGCGTGCGGAAAGCGCAAATGATGAAGAAAAAGTATACTGGGTCAAAGGTGCGGGCATAGCAGATGAGGAACTTTTCGACGAATTTAAAGGCATAAAAGCACAGCAGGAATTCTATATTTCTGTTGAAGGTAAGCTGATGATTTCCTTCGATAAATATGAAGTGGCACCTGGATATATGGGCGTTGTAGAATTTGAAGTACCAACAGATGTCCTGCAAGATAAGCTTGTTAGCAATCAGTATATACATTAA